CTCTAGGAACCCGACACGGCTTCTAACCGCCGCCACTTAGAGTCGTCCGAACACGGTTAATTGCGTTGGTTTTTACACCAGGCTGGCCGTTCGAATTACTTTCGGCCGATTTTCCTCGGCAACCATCGCTGCTGCCAGTGATTCCACGCGGCAACGCGATGCGGCATTCTCTCGCGAGCAACTTCATCCACCGATAAAGCGTTCCGTTTATCTCGccggggatgcatcctgcctTATAATTTTCCACTTCACCGGACGGAGATTAATAAACCCGTTCCTCGGATATTAGCTACTTTGTACATCGACTATACGCCGATCTATCTTACCCAGACGTTTCTTACCTCTGAATTCTATGGCCGCCCACGCGAAAAGCGCGCCTCGAGAAACCATGGCGGAATCTTTGCCAATCGTTCTTCGCTATTGTCCGAATGCTAGAGAGGAACCgtggaaagaaaagaaacagaaagaaagagatgtAAAAGACTTGGGTAGGCTGTACCGCACGGGATGCAATTCTCGTGCGAGTCGGTAATTCCAAAGGATTTACTTACTTTTCCCGCTGCGATTACAGAACGCAGCAACATCTGAAAGATACGCGTGTCAAGTGTTACGAATGGCCTTTCTACTTTGTACAACGTCACCAGTAATTAGATAAGGATAACTAGAGATGGCTCTGTTAGACCAGTTCCATCCAGTTGCACGTTTCACGACGAATTTTATATTTCGATGGTTCGATCGATTTAATAGTTGACTTTTGGTTTTCGCGTCTAGACGAACTCTATGGTTGATCCAAATTTAACAGTTTTCAGAATATCGTTACACGACATCGAGATTTTAAGACGGCGTTACGAAAAGGAAAACGTTCGAGATCCGAAACATCGGCTTTTATTGCGTGAAATATAATCGACGAATAAACTTCCATTTTCCCTGATGCAAACGACAAATTAGAACAAGAAAGATACTTCGGAATTTATTTTGGACGCGCGAAAACGCTAGAAAAAGACATTATACGTCGTATCGATTTTCGACTTGCCTCGTGGCttataaattaatttgcatATGTAATAATTCGACATAGTCGAGCATGCATGCAAACTGATGAAATAGTTGCGCGATGAGAAACATTTTAACGCATTCGCGTGCATTGATCTTTCGATTGCATTGATTCGCATGAAAAATTACGCTTCTTAAATATCGCTTCACGagcgaaaattatttttgcataaaaatatctCGTACTTACGTAACGAAGATACACTACCGTCCAAaagtttcctttttttttttacacgacTCTCATAAATTACTTTTTCCACTCTTTCCTGTTTATTTGTTTTTCGATTCTTAAATAGCAACGAGGAATAGCAAGGAATAGAGCAATAACGGCTTTTAACTAAGATCCCGCCTGCAACGTGTCGAATAGCGATGACATGAATTTAAATAAGATTTCGCGATAATGGGACCGTTAGCAGTTGAAATAACAGGGGTTTTTGCAAACAGTTCGCTATCTCTGTTACAACCCGATTTTCATTTGATTCGTAGCGGCTCATCGAAGGCCAGTAATTAAACACCcagtcgacgtcgacgtcgcgcTAACAGCCGCTCGTTCGATAAATCGATATTCGATTAAAAGCGATAAGCAAATATTCCTCATTAGGTATGCCGCGGGTGAATGTTTGCCGCTTCGCGATCCTTTCTACTTTCGCACCTCTCTACTACCACATCAAAGCTGCTTCTTCCTGCACGTATATTCGTCCAGGCAATTGCGTGATCTGCTGTTGTATGACGCTTCACTTTTTCTGCCTGCAATGCGTACTTCCATTCGCAAGAGTTTATTAAACTGTCAGTCGTACACGAAAATTCACGATGACCAAGGATGTCGTGAAATTTAGTTTTAACGCCCTATTAAACGCATCAGCTGAACGAATGAAACTAAATGTTTAACGTGACGTTTTCGCTATCGCTGTTTTAGTAATGGTACCAGTCTCGTCCACGGTAATCCCACTTCCCGTATACAAAATGGAATATGGTTTGGGATTTATATCGAAAGATAAGAAAGCTCAATCGTCTTTCAAGCCGGAGGGTGGAATTAAACTAATAACGAGTAAGCATAATTTACATTAAACTATGTACGTATCTTTGTACATAAATATCGGATGAAAGGAACTATGAATATTGTTTCTTACTAGTCAAGAAGAGCCAAGAGAAGAAAAcgtaaaatcattaaaaaaaaaaaaaatgcgcgCGAGTTACCAGGTGACCTTACTCGGATCGCAAGGCAACAGAAATTTTACGAGTTGCAATATGAATATCTGTCAGTGATAAAACGATGTATATTCGTTAATGTCATACGATGGCGTACGTTGATGTTATACATTGTAAGtaaatttcgaatttattttaaacgtacgaaaaatttcaaaagttgcGTTTCACGCGGTAACAGAAGTTTAcaccaaaaattaatttacctCGACAACTAATGTTAATCAATGACTTTTTGTCGTCATGACTTATCGATGATCGTAGCAAGTGGAACAAAAATCAAACACTACAAAGCCAAACTGTAGCGAGTATGAAGACAGAATTTGTTAAGtttttgtatttaatttgaaatatagAGCGTCGTTTTTTATATTACGTGTTTACATACACTGCGTTTACCcagatttatttaataatttaaggaaatattgtggaattataaatattaagaaaagtaataaatttttattgaataacgTTTAAGTTTaagtttactatttatttacctattgttacgatatttccatAGGTTCTTCCGCTAAAACAGATAACATTGTTACAATTGAAAATGTAAGTACTGTGCAATGTTCTTATCTACAAATATACTTACGCATTTCATTGAACATAAAATCATCTTGATATTCTTTGAGAAATTGCGTAGATCTGTTTTCATCGAGGAACAACGAGTACACGCGCTTCACGTCATCGATATTGACCTGAAAATACACATCTCTTGAAATTACGCTCTCttagatattttttttttttttcctttccgcAATAGCATAGAAATATTATGCATAAGTAATAACGTAATATTATATTCACTTCTGTACTCTTTCTACGCCGACTAACGAGAGAAGCGGTCGTAATCAACTGAATCGCGTATCTCAATGACGTTTCTAATGCGATCCTGGTGAGAACCGTTAAAGCATCGTCTGCCATTTCGCAATCTTCTTCTTCGCATCTTATTTTTAGAATTTCCTTCAATTCTTTCTCTTGATAGGGACTAGTTGGAACGATGATCATACGATCTAATAAATCTATTGGAATGCCATGTGGACTTTTGTAATTTGTACCCCTAATTCTTGTAATACCTATAAGATTTGATAATTAATTTCACATTTATTGAAACAGTGTATATGAACGAGACTATGTACGTACCTCTATTTGTAGCCATGATAACGACTGGTGCCATTTCATTTTCGAGTGCGCGATTAAGAAACGAGAAACATTCAATGTCGAGCATATGAACTTCGTCGATAAATAAAACGCCTGGAACAATTTCTGCTTTTCCTTCCTCGCGCCATTCGGCGACTTTAGCATTTATTTGATCTCGTACTTCTGATTTAATTTCTCCTGTATCTCCAGAAAATAAAGCCAAAAACCCATGGGTTCTACTGTTTATAACATCAACTTCGTGTAAGGTCACTGTATGTACGACCTCTTTGCGTTTTTGTAATTCACCCTCGGGACATTGCACAAAGCGAGTTTGAGAACCAGTTGCGTCATAATCGCGAGCTCTGGTGAATGACCTTCCAAGTCTATTTATTTTTCCTGTAGCTTTGTCAATTGTAATCACATCTCCAGCTTGTACCTTAAATAAATCATCGTTTCAAGAAACTGTAGTCAAAATATTAGAAAGAaattatagtatatatatatatatatgtactaaCTTTTTCTTTCATCAAACTATCGATCATTTTGTTTCCTAAATCATAAATCGTTTCCATCTCTGTTGTCTTCAGTGTTAATTTACCAACTTTAGCACCTACACCTGTAGCAGGTCTGTCCACTTGAATTTCAACTACTTCACCTTCTATGATTTCTGTTTCCTCTTTAATTCTAACACCAATTGATTTTCTAATAGCTTGAGTTAAAGCTTCGGTTTTACTCATTTCTAAAGAATAGATTTCAGAACCTGCCATCGAAGTAAATGGAGTATCCATCCCCAAAGCTTGTGCCATTCCCATAGCAATAGCAGTTTTTCCAGTGCCAGGTTGGCCTGCCAACAATATAGCTCTGCCTGCTATTTTACCATCTTTGATCATCTCGAGAACAACACCCGCAGCCCTACGTGCCGTAAGTTGACCAACCATTCCTTGGGATACCTGGAAAATGATACATGGTTATTCAAAGTAAGTAGCACACTGAAAATCACAAAATTCTGATATCTTACATGACGGGGTTCTAAACTATCATTCAACCCTAAGCCTCTAATATGAGAATGAGCACCAATTCTTTCTATTCTTGTGATTTCACGAACTTCTTGAACTTTTGCAGCTGCAACAGCCTGAAGCAAAAATTAATTATGGTAATTAGTTAATTTTTACACATTGCATCCAATATTATGAGAAAGGTATTGATCAAATAATGGTTGCCATGCCAACTTATTTTGTTTGAATTCCAAGATGAAgtataagaatataaaatatcattctatttaaaattgattcgatatatTATGCTACATGAAAAACATGCTATTCAGAAAATAATACGATAAATGAAagtatcttttatatttttagaatAATGAATAACATTCAGATAGGTTAATTGACTTAAAGGAGACCAAAACATGTTGACATGTAAATAGTTATGAAATATAacatatcaatttttaatcaattaataaatataattttaaattgtaataaaaatttaccGCCATGTTCGCCGATATTTTACGTTTTTTACACTACTTTTTACACTATCAATAAAATACAGCTTCTTGTACCACTCTAAGCATGCTATTTACAACGTCACGAACATGCAATAGGAAGGAAACTTGTAGTTGTATAGGATGCAACGTTATGAGAGCCATCTAAGAAATCGGTTTCAAACTAATAATTCCAATGTAAACCTATCGGTTATAACGTTGAGCggtaaaaatttaattcaaacataagtaaaaaaaagaatatgtgtatatataaagTAACTGttcctttttatttataatattttgtcaTTTCGGTAAATGTTTTTGATAGAATTAACTTTAAGTTCTTAATTACActactttttaaatataatcttCGCATTGCAATAAACTTTAACTACGTTTCAAACAGTATTTTATTCGTTAGCGCAAAActtgcattaaaattattatagcaTCTATAAACGATTACAAAGTGTAgccaattatattattatttcttttcatTCTCACGtatatctataaatatatatatatatatatatatatatatatttgcaatATACTTTATATATGTACATGAAGAATATCGGAAAAGTATAAAGTATGAAATAAAGGTAATATAAACTATGAACCTTTCAAACAcgtatatttttcatattttttgtcataaaggcATTAAAATTCTTTGGAAAAATTAACAATTCGACGATATGCAATGCCTGTaaccaaaaataaaataatgttaataataataaggaaATACGCTTTGAACTAGACACGAGCGACACGTAATACACACATGGTAGGAAGG
This genomic stretch from Lasioglossum baleicum unplaced genomic scaffold, iyLasBale1 scaffold1792, whole genome shotgun sequence harbors:
- the LOC143220987 gene encoding uncharacterized protein LOC143220987: MSRLSSFLLVSFLAAIAIAIASAKPTIYKRNQDNVFEPVMVPVSSTVIPLPVYKMEYGLGFISKDKKAQSSFKPEGGIKLITIKKSQEKKT
- the LOC143220985 gene encoding ruvB-like 2, producing the protein MFLLQQQMARDISKKPSLALDQLRQILPTMCAVAAAKVQEVREITRIERIGAHSHIRGLGLNDSLEPRHVSQGMVGQLTARRAAGVVLEMIKDGKIAGRAILLAGQPGTGKTAIAMGMAQALGMDTPFTSMAGSEIYSLEMSKTEALTQAIRKSIGVRIKEETEIIEGEVVEIQVDRPATGVGAKVGKLTLKTTEMETIYDLGNKMIDSLMKEKVQAGDVITIDKATGKINRLGRSFTRARDYDATGSQTRFVQCPEGELQKRKEVVHTVTLHEVDVINSRTHGFLALFSGDTGEIKSEVRDQINAKVAEWREEGKAEIVPGVLFIDEVHMLDIECFSFLNRALENEMAPVVIMATNRGITRIRGTNYKSPHGIPIDLLDRMIIVPTSPYQEKELKEILKIRCEEEDCEMADDALTVLTRIALETSLRYAIQLITTASLVSRRRKSTEVNIDDVKRVYSLFLDENRSTQFLKEYQDDFMFNEMPEEPMEIS